Proteins encoded together in one Schumannella luteola window:
- a CDS encoding META domain-containing protein produces MLRITTGHRLGTVRAARATSVAGAAGAAGAALLALGLLSGCASGSSDGASPGAGGSGSASATPGGDGSSDSGGSAGSSAGSDLDADVAQLWLLTSITDDQGTLAPPTVSATLDLRESGKVSGNGGCNGFGADVKVGDSGHVTVGPIISTKRACAEQSANEQETRYLAALQRADAVKRSGEGLIVSGDGIQLVYAPDATKSAGPSTDGAQPN; encoded by the coding sequence ATGCTCCGGATCACCACAGGACATCGGCTCGGGACGGTGCGCGCGGCTCGCGCGACGAGCGTCGCGGGCGCAGCGGGAGCGGCGGGAGCGGCGCTGCTCGCGCTCGGGCTGCTGAGCGGCTGCGCGAGCGGGAGCTCGGACGGGGCCTCGCCCGGCGCCGGCGGGTCGGGATCGGCGAGCGCGACTCCGGGCGGCGACGGATCGAGCGACTCGGGCGGCTCGGCTGGCTCATCGGCGGGCAGCGACCTGGATGCCGACGTCGCCCAGCTCTGGCTGCTCACCTCGATCACCGACGACCAGGGCACGCTCGCTCCGCCGACCGTCTCGGCGACCCTCGACCTCCGCGAGAGCGGCAAGGTCAGCGGCAACGGCGGCTGCAACGGCTTCGGCGCGGATGTGAAGGTCGGCGACTCGGGCCACGTGACGGTCGGGCCGATCATCTCGACGAAGCGCGCCTGCGCCGAGCAGTCCGCGAACGAGCAGGAGACGCGGTACCTCGCGGCGCTGCAGAGGGCGGATGCCGTGAAGCGCAGCGGTGAGGGGCTCATCGTGTCGGGCGACGGCATCCAGCTCGTCTACGCCCCCGACGCGACCAAGTCGGCCGGGCCGAGCACGGACGGCGCCCAGCCGAACTGA
- the gatC gene encoding Asp-tRNA(Asn)/Glu-tRNA(Gln) amidotransferase subunit GatC, with product MSEITPEVVAHLADLARIALTDDEIQKLTGELGSIVDNVAKVSEVATPDVEATSHPIPLSNVFRADVPGETLTPAQALAGAPEHASDRFKVSAILGEEQ from the coding sequence ATGTCTGAAATCACGCCCGAGGTCGTGGCCCACCTGGCCGACCTCGCCCGCATCGCCCTCACCGACGACGAGATCCAGAAGCTCACGGGCGAACTGGGTTCGATCGTCGACAACGTCGCCAAGGTGAGCGAGGTGGCCACGCCCGACGTCGAGGCGACCAGCCACCCGATCCCGCTGAGCAACGTGTTCCGCGCCGACGTGCCCGGTGAGACCCTCACGCCTGCGCAGGCTCTGGCCGGCGCCCCCGAGCACGCCTCCGACCGCTTCAAGGTCAGCGCGATCCTGGGGGAGGAGCAGTGA
- a CDS encoding 1-phosphofructokinase family hexose kinase translates to MTLIALAPSPALDVTHRIGALADGGIHRPTEVVRLAGGKALNVVRAARALGLPARAVVPLGGRMGVVVAGLAVDEGLDVRAVPIAAEARQCLSLVPDAGSPTESYEPAPELSAREARSLASAVGEELAGALAGEAIGDAAVAAVAPAASARSGGGSLWGSGAAEASGASEGTAAAGPSTSPDASTPAAPAGPVWLAISGSLPPALIAGLGPVVEAALAAGVRLAVDSSGEGLRALLEARPHVVKVNRSEAAGALELPEQTPLRELAGALRTLTSRPDGDGGLVVVTDGAHGALALDADGAWLAHPDPEPGRFAVGSGDSFLAGLVAGLSAGETTASALARASAAGSANTRALGAGRFSADDVAAATERIRVEALDS, encoded by the coding sequence ATGACCCTCATCGCGCTCGCGCCGAGCCCCGCCCTCGACGTGACGCACCGCATCGGCGCGCTCGCCGACGGGGGCATCCACCGCCCGACCGAGGTCGTGCGCCTCGCGGGAGGCAAGGCGCTCAACGTCGTTCGGGCGGCGCGCGCCCTCGGGCTGCCGGCGCGTGCGGTCGTGCCGCTGGGCGGGCGGATGGGTGTCGTCGTCGCGGGTCTCGCCGTCGACGAGGGGCTGGATGTGCGCGCCGTGCCGATCGCGGCCGAGGCGCGGCAGTGCCTCTCGCTCGTGCCCGACGCCGGATCGCCGACCGAGTCGTACGAGCCGGCACCCGAGCTGAGCGCGCGCGAGGCGCGCTCGCTGGCCTCGGCCGTGGGGGAGGAGCTCGCGGGGGCGCTCGCCGGCGAGGCGATCGGGGATGCGGCGGTCGCGGCCGTCGCACCGGCAGCGTCGGCTCGGTCGGGCGGCGGCTCGCTCTGGGGTTCCGGCGCGGCGGAGGCGTCGGGTGCGTCGGAGGGGACAGCGGCGGCAGGACCGTCGACGTCGCCCGACGCCAGCACGCCCGCCGCACCTGCCGGCCCGGTCTGGCTCGCGATCTCCGGCAGCCTGCCGCCGGCGCTCATCGCCGGGCTCGGCCCCGTCGTCGAGGCGGCGCTCGCCGCGGGCGTGCGGCTCGCGGTCGACAGCTCGGGCGAGGGACTCCGCGCGCTGCTCGAGGCGCGCCCGCACGTCGTCAAGGTGAACCGCTCGGAGGCCGCGGGCGCCCTCGAACTGCCCGAGCAGACCCCGCTGCGCGAGCTCGCCGGCGCGCTCCGCACGCTCACCTCGCGCCCGGACGGCGACGGCGGACTCGTCGTGGTCACCGACGGCGCGCACGGCGCTCTCGCACTCGATGCCGACGGAGCCTGGCTCGCGCATCCCGACCCGGAACCCGGTCGCTTCGCGGTGGGCAGCGGCGACAGCTTCCTCGCCGGACTCGTCGCCGGCCTCTCCGCGGGGGAGACGACCGCGAGCGCCCTGGCCCGCGCGAGCGCGGCCGGCAGCGCCAACACCCGCGCGCTCGGAGCCGGCCGCTTCTCGGCCGACGATGTCGCCGCGGCGACCGAGCGCATCCGTGTCGAGGCTCTCGACTCATGA
- the gatA gene encoding Asp-tRNA(Asn)/Glu-tRNA(Gln) amidotransferase subunit GatA, whose protein sequence is MSAELITATAADLAAKLAAGEVSSAEVTRAHLDRIAAVEPSVNSYLHVSEQAIATAEAIDARRAAGEQLPTLAGVPVAIKDVLCTVDMPSTAGSRILEGWIPPYDATPVRKLRENGLVPLGKTNMDEFAMGSSTEYSAYGPTRNPWDLERIPGGSGGGSAAAVAAFEAPLALGSDTGGSIRQPAAVTGSVGVKPTYGGVSRYGAIALASSLDQVGPVTRTVLDAALLHDVIGGHDPRDSTSLADTWPSFEQAARRGAQEGSLKGLKVGVVKELAGGEGFQPGVLARFRESLELLEQNGAEIVEVAAPNFEYAISAYYLILPAEASSNLAKFDSVRFGLRVTPQGGGTVEQVMAATREQGFGPEVKRRIILGTYALSAGYYDAYYGSAQKVRTLIQQDFSAAFQKVDVLVSPSAPTTAFKFGEKTDDPLSMYLNDLTTIPANLAGVPGISLPAGLADEDGLPVGIQFMAPARADERLYHVGAALEALLVDRWGGPLLDRAPKL, encoded by the coding sequence GTGAGCGCCGAGCTGATCACCGCCACCGCCGCCGACCTGGCCGCGAAGCTCGCCGCGGGCGAGGTCTCGAGCGCCGAGGTCACCCGCGCGCACCTCGACCGCATCGCCGCGGTCGAGCCGAGCGTCAACTCCTACCTGCACGTCAGCGAGCAGGCCATCGCGACCGCCGAGGCGATCGACGCCCGCCGTGCCGCCGGCGAGCAGCTGCCGACCCTCGCCGGCGTGCCCGTCGCGATCAAGGACGTGCTGTGCACGGTCGACATGCCGTCGACCGCCGGCAGCCGCATCCTCGAGGGCTGGATCCCGCCCTACGACGCGACGCCGGTGCGCAAGCTCCGCGAGAACGGCCTCGTGCCGCTCGGCAAGACGAACATGGACGAGTTCGCGATGGGCTCCTCCACCGAGTACTCGGCGTACGGCCCGACCCGCAACCCGTGGGACCTCGAGCGCATCCCCGGCGGCTCCGGCGGCGGCTCGGCCGCGGCCGTCGCCGCCTTCGAGGCGCCGCTCGCCCTCGGCTCCGACACGGGCGGCTCGATCCGTCAGCCCGCCGCGGTCACCGGCTCGGTCGGCGTCAAGCCCACCTACGGCGGCGTCTCGCGCTACGGCGCCATCGCTCTCGCGTCGTCGCTCGACCAGGTCGGCCCGGTCACGCGCACGGTGCTGGATGCGGCGCTGCTGCACGACGTGATCGGCGGCCACGACCCGCGCGACTCGACCTCGCTCGCCGACACCTGGCCGAGCTTCGAGCAGGCCGCCCGCCGCGGCGCCCAGGAGGGCTCGCTCAAGGGCCTCAAGGTCGGCGTCGTGAAGGAGCTCGCCGGCGGCGAGGGCTTCCAGCCCGGCGTGCTCGCCCGCTTCCGCGAGTCGCTCGAGCTGCTCGAGCAGAACGGCGCCGAGATCGTCGAGGTCGCCGCGCCGAACTTCGAGTACGCGATCTCGGCCTACTACCTGATCCTCCCCGCCGAGGCGTCGAGCAACCTGGCCAAGTTCGACTCGGTGCGCTTCGGCCTGCGCGTCACCCCGCAGGGCGGCGGCACGGTCGAGCAGGTCATGGCCGCGACCCGCGAGCAGGGCTTCGGCCCCGAGGTGAAGCGCCGCATCATCCTCGGCACCTACGCGCTCTCGGCCGGCTACTACGACGCCTACTACGGCAGCGCGCAGAAGGTGCGCACGCTCATCCAGCAGGACTTCTCGGCGGCGTTCCAGAAGGTGGATGTGCTGGTCTCGCCCTCGGCGCCGACCACGGCGTTCAAGTTCGGCGAGAAGACCGACGACCCGCTGTCGATGTACCTCAACGACCTCACCACGATCCCCGCGAACCTCGCGGGCGTGCCCGGCATCTCGCTGCCGGCGGGTCTGGCCGATGAGGACGGGCTGCCGGTCGGCATCCAGTTCATGGCGCCGGCTCGCGCCGACGAGCGGCTGTACCACGTGGGCGCGGCCCTCGAGGCGCTGCTCGTCGACCGCTGGGGCGGGCCGCTGCTCGATCGGGCTCCGAAGCTCTGA
- a CDS encoding carbohydrate ABC transporter permease: protein MAITTSTRSVLDVAGAGSRAAARDTGALAGGRVVSGAARRKRRLPSAWHLFLIPVSVLFLLPFVQMFLASVSPEKELVSFPPPFIPSRIDFGGYEGLFTQSNILLWLLNTVIVSTVGIASHLVLCSLAGYGFARLKFRGRQVGMFAILATIMIPTQLLMIPTYILFSQLGLVNGLGAAIVPWLSSAFGIFLMRQFFLSLPAELEESGMLDGANRWQVFTRIILPLAKPALTTLAIFTLLGSWNDLVWPLIAINNDQAFTLQLGLANFQGTRRTQWALLMAGNVVATLPLIVFFLFAQKQFVQTMTLSGLKG from the coding sequence ATGGCGATCACGACATCCACTCGCTCGGTTCTCGACGTGGCCGGGGCCGGCTCGCGGGCCGCTGCGCGCGACACGGGCGCCCTCGCCGGCGGTCGCGTCGTCTCCGGAGCCGCGCGCCGCAAGCGCCGGCTGCCGAGCGCCTGGCACCTGTTCCTCATCCCGGTGTCGGTGCTGTTCCTGCTGCCGTTCGTGCAGATGTTCCTCGCCTCGGTGTCGCCCGAGAAGGAGCTCGTCAGCTTCCCGCCGCCGTTCATCCCGTCGCGCATCGACTTCGGCGGCTACGAGGGACTGTTCACGCAGTCGAACATCCTGCTCTGGCTGCTGAACACGGTCATCGTGTCCACGGTCGGCATCGCCTCGCACCTCGTGCTCTGCTCGCTCGCCGGCTACGGCTTCGCCCGGCTCAAGTTCCGCGGGCGCCAGGTCGGCATGTTCGCGATCCTCGCGACGATCATGATCCCGACGCAGCTGCTGATGATCCCGACCTACATCCTGTTCTCGCAGCTCGGCCTCGTGAACGGCCTCGGCGCGGCGATCGTGCCGTGGCTGTCGAGCGCGTTCGGCATCTTCCTCATGCGGCAGTTCTTCCTGTCGCTGCCGGCCGAGCTCGAGGAGTCGGGGATGCTCGACGGCGCGAACCGCTGGCAGGTGTTCACGCGCATCATCCTGCCGCTGGCGAAGCCGGCGCTGACGACGCTCGCGATCTTCACCCTGCTCGGCTCGTGGAACGACCTGGTGTGGCCGCTCATCGCGATCAACAACGACCAGGCGTTCACTCTCCAGCTCGGTCTCGCCAACTTCCAGGGCACCCGGCGCACGCAGTGGGCGCTGCTCATGGCGGGCAACGTGGTGGCGACGCTGCCGCTGATCGTGTTCTTCCTCTTCGCGCAGAAGCAGTTCGTGCAGACCATGACCCTCTCGGGCCTGAAAGGCTGA